From the genome of Methylomonas sp. UP202, one region includes:
- a CDS encoding spore photoproduct lyase family protein: MIDTLYIEAAVAGHSRTAAIRARFPRARVVECARYGEVFNPRAQNFRMQKQRPALILAEKYRNFALPAPAGYGIGGTRNFYFSHMLNCLYDCRYCFLQGMYQSANYVLFVNFEDFQHEIGQICAETPDEAVYFFSGYDCDSLALEPITGFAEQFLPFFETLPNAWLELRTKSTQIRSLLTRRPWPRCVVAFSLAPDAVADQVEAKAPGLAKRLEAAAKLQQQGWPIGLRFDPLIYQHDYRDQYRTLFQQVFATLDAETLHSVSLGAFRLPEAYFKKIHKLYPDERLFASPLQTSAGLVSYRADLEQAMIADCSEMLRQYVDEARFFRCVP, translated from the coding sequence ATGATAGATACCTTGTATATCGAAGCCGCCGTCGCCGGGCATTCCCGCACGGCGGCGATACGCGCCCGCTTTCCGCGAGCGCGCGTGGTGGAGTGCGCGCGTTACGGCGAAGTCTTCAATCCCAGGGCGCAGAATTTTCGCATGCAAAAGCAAAGGCCGGCACTGATCCTGGCCGAGAAATACCGGAATTTCGCGCTGCCGGCGCCGGCCGGTTACGGGATTGGCGGGACACGCAATTTCTATTTCTCGCACATGCTCAATTGCCTGTACGACTGTCGCTACTGCTTTTTGCAAGGCATGTACCAGTCGGCCAATTACGTGTTATTCGTCAATTTCGAGGATTTTCAGCATGAAATTGGCCAAATTTGCGCCGAAACACCCGACGAAGCTGTCTATTTTTTCTCGGGCTACGATTGCGACAGCCTAGCCCTGGAGCCGATCACCGGCTTTGCCGAGCAATTCCTGCCGTTTTTCGAGACGCTACCCAATGCCTGGCTGGAATTGCGTACCAAGAGCACTCAAATTCGCAGCCTGTTGACGCGCCGGCCATGGCCGCGTTGCGTCGTCGCATTCAGCTTGGCGCCGGATGCGGTGGCCGATCAGGTCGAAGCCAAGGCACCCGGCCTTGCCAAGCGCCTGGAGGCGGCGGCCAAATTGCAACAACAGGGCTGGCCGATCGGGCTGCGTTTCGATCCGCTGATTTACCAACACGACTACCGCGACCAATACAGGACTTTGTTCCAGCAAGTCTTCGCGACGTTGGATGCCGAAACCTTGCATTCGGTCAGCCTCGGCGCCTTCCGCTTGCCCGAGGCGTATTTCAAGAAGATACATAAGCTCTATCCGGACGAGCGCCTGTTTGCCAGTCCGTTGCAAACCTCGGCCGGCCTGGTGTCTTATCGCGCCGATCTGGAACAAGCGATGATCGCCGACTGCAGCGAGATGTTGCGGCAGTATGTAGACGAAGCCCGGTTTTTCCGGTGCGTGCCATGA
- the ribF gene encoding bifunctional riboflavin kinase/FAD synthetase, with amino-acid sequence MRLIRGLHHLEPLRDGCALTIGNFDGLHLGHRRVIETLAEHGRRLHLPTVAMVFEPQPLEYFLGDHAPSRLTRLREKAIQFAKLPIDELLVLPFNRTLADCDAEHFIRDILVERLRVKHLVVGDDFHFGKARRGNFAMLQHFGEQYSFAVEDSHSFEVDSLRVSSTLIRDALSEGQLALARTMLGRDFSVCGRVAHGDKRGRELGFPTANVRMFRKNTPIVGVYAVTMSGLDGNEYPGVANVGTRPTVDGGAKVVLETHLFDFNQDIYGHYVEVHFKRKLRNETRFASLAALKAQIELDVVDARRFFAEEEAR; translated from the coding sequence ATGCGATTGATCAGAGGCCTGCACCATCTGGAGCCGTTGCGCGACGGTTGCGCATTGACGATAGGCAATTTCGACGGACTGCATCTTGGCCACCGCCGTGTCATCGAAACCTTGGCCGAGCATGGCCGCCGCCTGCACCTGCCGACCGTGGCGATGGTGTTCGAGCCCCAGCCGCTGGAATATTTTCTAGGCGACCACGCCCCGTCGCGGTTGACCCGCTTACGGGAAAAAGCCATTCAATTCGCCAAATTGCCGATAGACGAACTGTTGGTGCTGCCTTTCAATCGGACTCTGGCGGATTGCGATGCCGAACATTTCATCCGTGACATTTTGGTCGAACGCCTGCGCGTCAAACATTTGGTGGTTGGCGACGATTTTCATTTCGGCAAGGCCAGGCGCGGCAATTTTGCGATGCTGCAGCATTTCGGCGAACAGTACAGTTTCGCGGTCGAAGACAGCCATTCCTTCGAGGTCGATAGTTTGCGGGTCAGCAGTACGTTAATTCGCGACGCGCTCAGCGAAGGCCAATTGGCGTTGGCTCGAACCATGTTGGGCCGCGATTTTTCGGTGTGCGGACGGGTAGCGCACGGCGACAAACGCGGCCGCGAACTGGGTTTTCCGACCGCCAACGTACGGATGTTTCGCAAAAATACGCCGATAGTCGGCGTGTACGCGGTGACGATGAGCGGTCTGGACGGTAACGAATATCCTGGGGTTGCCAACGTCGGCACGCGTCCTACCGTCGACGGCGGCGCCAAAGTGGTCTTGGAAACGCATTTATTCGATTTCAATCAAGATATTTACGGCCATTACGTGGAAGTTCATTTCAAACGCAAATTGCGTAACGAAACCCGCTTTGCGTCGTTGGCAGCCTTGAAAGCGCAAATTGAATTGGATGTGGTCGATGCGCGGCGGTTTTTCGCCGAGGAGGAAGCGCGATGA
- a CDS encoding SDR family oxidoreductase, whose amino-acid sequence MSRAILVTGASSGIGRAIARRLLQQGHRVIGTSRDSRRFERVHPRFYPMTLDLADLSAIAPFAKRLQQDFPDLDGAVFAAGYGRFGALEQCSPTQIERLMTVNFTAQACLTRALLPKLKQQAHANLLYIGSEAALKGSRNGSIYCASKFALRGFSQALREECGKSGVRVSLINPGMVDTAFFDDLHFAPGKQAGQALNAADVADAALYILQAGPHLVIDEINLGPACKVVDFKKPPHQP is encoded by the coding sequence ATGAGTCGCGCAATCCTGGTCACCGGCGCGAGCTCGGGCATCGGCCGTGCAATCGCCCGGCGTCTGTTGCAACAAGGCCATCGCGTGATCGGCACGTCCCGAGATAGTCGTCGTTTCGAGCGGGTCCATCCGCGTTTTTATCCAATGACCCTGGATTTGGCGGATTTGTCCGCCATCGCGCCGTTTGCGAAGCGTTTGCAGCAGGATTTTCCGGATCTCGACGGTGCGGTGTTCGCGGCCGGTTACGGCCGGTTCGGCGCGCTCGAGCAATGTTCGCCGACGCAGATCGAACGACTCATGACCGTCAACTTCACCGCTCAAGCTTGTTTGACGCGGGCGCTACTGCCCAAGCTCAAACAACAAGCTCACGCCAATCTGCTCTATATCGGCTCGGAAGCCGCGCTGAAAGGTAGCCGTAACGGCAGCATCTATTGCGCCAGCAAGTTTGCGTTACGCGGTTTTAGTCAGGCGTTACGCGAGGAATGCGGCAAGAGCGGCGTTCGGGTATCCTTGATCAACCCCGGCATGGTCGATACCGCGTTTTTCGACGACTTGCACTTCGCGCCGGGCAAACAAGCGGGGCAAGCCTTGAACGCCGCCGACGTCGCCGACGCGGCGCTCTACATCTTGCAAGCCGGCCCGCATTTGGTGATCGACGAAATCAACCTCGGCCCGGCCTGCAAGGTCGTCGACTTTAAGAAACCACCCCATCAGCCCTGA
- a CDS encoding potassium channel protein codes for MFSKLIVYAAYFLKSADGYRRSKRFFYLLLEEPHSPSKRRFDSIMIGLIVLSVIFLLYRIEHQASTMGGYFEQAILAVFIAEYLLRGWIYSDSYKIIIEEYEKALYLNLPFNLPAAGKRILAKELEYMSSAFAVIDILAILPSYRPLDILRIFIVFRLFKLFRYSDSAKLFANVLASRRYELTTLLIFSGFLLFIASVAIYMFEYQLAGGSIKTMFDAFYWAVVTLATVGYGDITPQTTGGRWVAVFLILTSIGVLSFFTSILIAAFAEKMLSLRESRAYAELDRYKSFIIICGFGRVGQEIARHLHREQQPFIIIDRKEANVVQAKNLGYLAVQNDASKNEVLLNAGINRGATAILCITGDDVVNVYITLTGRHLNKSVRIISRANRHENVNKLYQAGADNVIRPFEVAGLLAAEFVGQPVAFEAISGILQNQTEITMETVLVTENSPLDNRRIGQLELRQNKLTLLGVISDNPIHFKHKNKYQVKQQHFYFNPEEKFILRHGDLLVLLGRKYGIDHFRDQVEQRRLWNRTSP; via the coding sequence ATGTTTTCCAAACTAATCGTTTACGCCGCGTATTTCCTGAAGTCGGCCGACGGCTACCGGCGCAGCAAACGGTTTTTTTATCTACTGTTGGAAGAGCCGCATAGCCCGAGTAAACGACGTTTCGACAGCATCATGATCGGCTTGATCGTGTTGAGCGTGATTTTTTTACTGTACCGGATCGAACATCAGGCCAGCACCATGGGCGGCTATTTCGAGCAGGCAATCCTGGCGGTATTCATTGCCGAGTACCTGCTGCGCGGTTGGATTTATTCGGATTCCTACAAAATCATCATCGAAGAATACGAAAAAGCCCTGTACTTGAATTTGCCGTTCAATTTGCCGGCGGCCGGCAAGCGCATCCTCGCGAAGGAACTGGAATACATGAGTTCGGCGTTCGCGGTGATCGATATTTTGGCAATTTTGCCCAGCTATCGACCGTTGGACATCTTGCGCATTTTTATCGTATTCCGCTTGTTCAAGCTGTTCCGCTACTCGGATAGCGCCAAATTGTTTGCCAACGTGCTGGCCAGCCGGCGCTACGAACTGACCACCTTGCTGATTTTCAGCGGTTTCTTGCTGTTTATCGCCAGCGTGGCGATTTACATGTTCGAATACCAGTTGGCGGGCGGCAGCATCAAAACCATGTTCGACGCCTTCTATTGGGCCGTCGTGACCTTGGCGACGGTCGGTTACGGCGACATTACCCCGCAAACCACCGGCGGACGATGGGTCGCGGTGTTTCTGATTCTAACCAGCATCGGCGTGTTGTCGTTTTTTACGTCGATTCTGATCGCCGCCTTCGCCGAAAAAATGCTGTCGCTACGCGAAAGTCGCGCCTATGCCGAACTGGACCGCTACAAAAGCTTCATCATCATTTGCGGCTTCGGCCGGGTCGGCCAGGAAATCGCCCGCCATCTGCATCGGGAGCAACAGCCTTTCATCATTATCGACCGCAAGGAGGCTAACGTCGTCCAGGCCAAAAACCTGGGGTATCTGGCGGTGCAAAACGATGCCAGCAAAAACGAAGTGTTACTGAACGCCGGCATCAATCGTGGCGCCACCGCGATTTTGTGCATCACCGGCGACGACGTCGTCAACGTTTACATCACGCTGACCGGCCGGCATTTGAATAAAAGCGTGCGGATTATTTCCCGTGCCAACCGCCACGAAAACGTCAACAAACTCTACCAAGCCGGCGCGGACAACGTGATTCGGCCCTTCGAAGTCGCCGGGCTGCTGGCCGCCGAGTTCGTCGGCCAGCCGGTGGCCTTCGAGGCGATTTCCGGGATTCTGCAAAACCAGACCGAGATTACGATGGAAACCGTTTTGGTCACCGAAAACTCACCGCTCGACAACCGCCGTATCGGTCAGTTGGAATTACGGCAAAACAAGCTGACGCTGCTGGGCGTGATCAGCGACAATCCCATCCATTTCAAGCACAAGAACAAGTACCAGGTGAAACAGCAGCATTTTTACTTCAATCCCGAAGAAAAATTCATCCTGCGCCACGGCGATTTGCTGGTGTTGCTGGGGCGGAAATACGGGATCGATCATTTTCGCGATCAGGTCGAGCAGCGCCGCTTATGGAACAGGACGTCGCCATGA
- a CDS encoding DUF1289 domain-containing protein — translation MSGLDRVASPCVRNCCLDDEDVCLGCFRSLSEICGWSVADDRERLSCLARAEQRKAAKKSPKAQAGAGEPTGGISP, via the coding sequence ATGAGTGGGCTGGATCGGGTGGCTTCGCCCTGCGTGCGCAATTGTTGTCTGGACGACGAGGATGTTTGCTTGGGATGCTTCCGAAGTTTGTCGGAAATTTGCGGCTGGAGCGTCGCCGACGACCGCGAGCGATTGAGTTGCTTGGCCCGCGCCGAACAGCGCAAAGCGGCCAAAAAGTCGCCGAAAGCTCAAGCAGGAGCCGGCGAGCCGACCGGCGGAATCTCACCGTAA